In a genomic window of Triticum urartu cultivar G1812 unplaced genomic scaffold, Tu2.1 TuUngrouped_contig_5233, whole genome shotgun sequence:
- the LOC125528948 gene encoding uncharacterized transmembrane protein DDB_G0289901-like → MAARALGLAGRALLRPLASPGAPRLLSTDKGPLQGLTNAGDPMSRLIMQARNQTDGGFPRHFAENGFTAGGGRMGGNGLTAGDGRMGGNGFTAGGGRMGGNGFTAGGGRMGGNGFTAGGGRMGGNGFTAGGGRMGGNGFTAGGGRMGGNGFTAGGGRMGGNGFTAGGGRAGRVNMEMLRPAGAPRGKRGVLQVTLKGKKTFVTVTDVKGNRKAGASAGCLEDRKGRSRLARYAGEATGEHMGRVASKIGLKSVVVKVKGYSFFRKKKKVIMGFADGFRGERVRTPSPIMYVHDVTQLAHNGCRLPKKVRK, encoded by the exons ATGGCAGCGAGGGCCCTCGGGCTCGCCGGCCGAGCACTCTTGCGACCGCTCGCCTCACCAGGCGCCCCGCGCCTGCTGTCAACTGACAAG GGTCCATTGCAGGGCCTCACGAACGCCGGTGATCCGATGAGTCGCCTCATCATGCAAGCACGGAACCAGACTGATGGCGGTTTCCCTCGTCACTTTGCTGAGAATGGATTCACAGCTGGTGGTGGCAGGATGGGTGGAAACGGATTGACAGCCGGTGATGGCAGGATGGGGGGAAACGGATTCACAGCCGGGGGTGGCAGGATGGGGGGAAACGGATTCACAGCCGGGGGTGGCAGGATGGGGGGAAACGGATTCACAGCCGGGGGTGGCAGGATGGGGGGAAACGGATTCACAGCCGGGGGTGGCAGGATGGGGGGAAACGGATTCACAGCCGGGGGTGGCAGGATGGGGGGAAACGGATTCACAGCCGGGGGTGGCAGGATGGGGGGAAACGGATTCACAGCCGGGGGGGGGAGGGCGGGCCGGGTTAACATGGAAATGCTGCGGCCAGCCGGGGCTCCGCGCGGAAAGAGGGGCGTTCTCCAAGTCACGCTCAAGGGGAAGAAGACCTTTGTGACTGTGACGGACGTCAAGGGGAACAGGAAGGCTGGGGCTTCCGCTGGCTGTTTGGAGGATCGAAAGGGGCGGTCTCGTCTTGCTCGGTATGCTGGTGAAGCAACAGGGGAACACATGGGTCGAGTTGCCAGCAAGATTGGCCTCAAATCGGTCGTTGTGAAGGTGAAAGGATACTCCTTTTtcaggaagaagaagaaggtgaTCATGGGCTTTGCGGATGGTTTCCGGGGCGAAAGAGTGAGGACCCCGTCTCCTATCATGTATGTCCACGACGTGACCCAGCTCGCTCATAATGGATGCCGGCTGCCCAAAAAGGTAAGGAAGTAA